The following coding sequences are from one Nicotiana tabacum cultivar K326 chromosome 1, ASM71507v2, whole genome shotgun sequence window:
- the LOC107794614 gene encoding OPA3-like protein has translation MSLKYPDQAISGTVTKQRTQKPKVMVLPLLKLGTLALKTLSKPIAARLKKEAGLHPKFRHLIISIAQANHRMTTTMQRRLYGHATDVGIRPLNEEKAVQAAVDLLGEFFVFSVAVAALAFEVQRSARSEAKKEELRRQEMEKLRQRDEALEKEMEGLKSKIQELEQLAREKGLAGMFNLRHPHVKEGKTATPA, from the exons ATGTCATTAAAATACCCAGATCAAGCAATTAGCGGGACAGTAACAAAGCAGAGAACTCAAAAACCGAAAGTGATGGTTCTCCCATTATTGAAGTTAGGGACACTTGCTTTAAAAACTTTAAGCAAACCCATTGCAGCTAGGCTCAAGAAAGAGGCTGGCTTGCACCCCAAGTTCCGTCATTTGATCATCAGCATTGCCCAG GCGAATCACCGAATGACAACAACCATGCAAAGACGGCTTTATGGCCATGCAACTGATGTTGGAATACGACCTTTGAACGAAGAGAAAGCGGTTCAAGCAGCTGTTGATCTTCTGGGGGAATTTTTTGTTTTCTCG GTCGCAGTTGCTGCTCTTGCATTTGAGGTGCAGAGAAGTGCTCGGTCAGAGGCTAAGAAGGAGGAACTTCGTAGGCAAGAAATGGAG AAATTGAGGCAACGAGATGAAGCATTGGAAAAGGAGATGGAGGGCCTCAAAAGCAAAATTCAAGAACTAGAACAGCTAGCAAGGGAAAAGGGACTTGCTGGTATGTTCAATCTCAGACATCCTCATGTTAAAGAAGGCAAGACAGCAACACCAGCATGA